From one Trueperella pyogenes genomic stretch:
- a CDS encoding ATP-binding protein — protein sequence MTATEWCACPGGVSFAKLASGERLHVMSIPSLPVPELLDVIIHGGWPADHSMGTKAARSHVADYVERLSAFDVFELAGSRVRRPLGVRTLLRSLARNAGQAPALSTLVNDVRAQEGTTDRQTVRRWLEALEQLFVLEAVPAWSPRLRSKAVIRTSPVYYLADASLTAYMLGGTVDSLIDDVETAGFVFENFVYHQLATYAEAVGGHICHYRDSNGKEFDAVVILEDGSWIGVETKLGQRRIAQGIAGLVDTRNQIDFHALGEPRALLLVVGGTDIAYTDPETGVQVVPVQALEA from the coding sequence ATGACGGCAACTGAATGGTGTGCATGCCCTGGTGGGGTCAGCTTTGCGAAGTTGGCAAGTGGTGAAAGGCTGCATGTGATGTCTATTCCGTCGCTTCCTGTGCCGGAATTGTTGGACGTGATTATTCACGGAGGGTGGCCGGCCGATCATAGTATGGGAACCAAAGCTGCGCGTAGTCATGTTGCAGATTATGTAGAGCGGCTATCCGCCTTTGATGTATTCGAGCTTGCGGGCTCACGCGTTCGTCGTCCTCTAGGAGTGCGTACGCTATTGCGCTCGTTGGCCAGAAATGCAGGTCAGGCGCCAGCGCTTTCGACTCTTGTGAATGATGTGAGAGCTCAGGAAGGAACCACCGATCGCCAAACGGTTAGGCGGTGGCTCGAAGCACTGGAACAGCTCTTTGTGCTGGAAGCGGTTCCTGCATGGAGTCCGAGATTGCGTTCGAAAGCTGTTATTCGTACTTCTCCGGTGTATTATCTGGCGGATGCGTCACTTACTGCATACATGTTGGGCGGCACTGTCGATTCACTGATAGATGATGTGGAAACTGCTGGTTTTGTCTTTGAGAACTTTGTGTACCATCAACTCGCCACATATGCCGAAGCAGTTGGAGGACACATATGTCATTACCGTGACTCTAACGGCAAAGAATTTGATGCGGTTGTGATACTTGAAGACGGATCGTGGATCGGGGTGGAGACGAAGCTTGGCCAGCGTCGAATCGCGCAAGGAATTGCCGGGTTAGTCGATACTCGCAACCAGATCGATTTTCATGCGTTGGGTGAGCCGCGAGCGTTGCTGCTTGTTGTCGGGGGTACCGATATTGCATACACGGATCCGGAAACGGGAGTGCAAGTAGTTCCCGTGCAGGCGCTTGAGGCGTAA
- the gndA gene encoding NADP-dependent phosphogluconate dehydrogenase: protein MTETIHVVVMGVSGSGKTTVAGILQDRWGWQLAEADDFHPQSNIDKMHSGIPLTDDDRWPWLETIRTWMTEHEEAGRSTIVTCSALKKTYRDVLRRGAARVIFMHLDGDHALLASRLATRTDHFMPSSLLDSQFATLEQLQPDELGAVIDIAGTPAQIATTIERKIELMTSPARMPEGLAAVSASRAGVAVADVGVYGLGTMGSALARNLAGHFTTAVMNVDSARTDRFMALHSSEGDFVATASSAEFIAALRRPRKILLVVTAGVAVDSVIAQLSAYLESGDIVVDMGNSHFEDTRRREALLRQRGIRFVGCGISGGERGALSGPALMVGGTAAAWEQLKPILEPIAARADDGASCAVHVGADGAGHLAKIVHNGIEYAQMEVIAEVYHLLRRTLGLTNRQAGDVFEQWNRGELNSYLLEISAAVLRAGADGDFIEQISDRASHKGTGAWSTMIGVDLGVDVSMLAGALFARFASTSRLRGKLGYAAGTAAGQSGVGVHDAGGELTTDDLRQAMWLAKLVSYVQGLEVIRAASERYGWNIDLAGVCRGWRAGCIIRCAMLDELSELLEFGDPMGVLVKNAERVLGRLPALRKVIGVAGAAQSPAADLAAALAYLDQAREQRLPTALIQAQRDFFGAHGFELEGQEGIFHGPWKHID from the coding sequence ATGACTGAAACAATCCACGTCGTCGTGATGGGTGTATCGGGATCAGGAAAGACCACCGTGGCGGGCATCCTCCAAGACCGGTGGGGGTGGCAGTTGGCCGAGGCGGACGACTTCCACCCGCAATCGAATATCGACAAGATGCACTCCGGGATTCCGCTTACCGACGACGACCGCTGGCCCTGGCTCGAAACCATTCGCACCTGGATGACTGAGCACGAAGAGGCGGGCAGATCCACGATCGTCACCTGCTCGGCGCTGAAGAAAACCTACCGCGATGTGTTGCGCCGCGGCGCCGCCCGCGTCATCTTCATGCATCTCGACGGCGACCATGCACTTCTGGCTTCCCGGCTGGCCACCCGCACGGATCATTTCATGCCCAGCTCCCTGCTCGATTCTCAATTCGCCACCCTTGAACAGCTGCAACCGGACGAGCTGGGTGCAGTCATCGATATCGCGGGCACGCCTGCCCAAATCGCCACGACGATCGAGCGCAAGATTGAGCTCATGACTTCTCCTGCCAGGATGCCGGAGGGGCTAGCCGCCGTGAGTGCCTCCCGTGCGGGTGTGGCCGTGGCCGACGTCGGGGTGTACGGGCTTGGAACGATGGGGTCGGCGCTTGCCCGCAACCTGGCAGGCCATTTCACCACTGCTGTCATGAACGTCGATTCCGCCCGCACTGACCGGTTCATGGCACTGCACAGTTCGGAGGGCGACTTCGTCGCCACAGCGAGCAGTGCCGAGTTCATTGCCGCGCTTCGCCGTCCGCGTAAGATCCTCCTCGTGGTCACCGCCGGTGTTGCCGTCGACTCGGTGATAGCGCAACTGTCGGCCTACCTGGAGTCCGGAGACATCGTCGTTGACATGGGTAACTCCCACTTTGAAGACACACGCCGCCGCGAAGCCTTGCTACGCCAACGCGGTATTCGCTTCGTAGGATGCGGAATCTCCGGAGGCGAGCGCGGCGCGCTCAGCGGCCCGGCATTAATGGTCGGCGGGACTGCGGCGGCCTGGGAACAGCTGAAGCCAATCCTTGAACCGATAGCCGCCCGCGCCGACGACGGGGCGAGCTGCGCCGTGCATGTCGGCGCGGATGGTGCCGGGCACCTGGCCAAGATCGTGCATAACGGCATCGAATATGCGCAGATGGAGGTAATCGCCGAGGTGTACCATCTGTTGCGGCGTACCCTTGGGCTCACTAACCGCCAAGCTGGAGACGTGTTTGAGCAGTGGAACCGCGGCGAGCTCAACTCTTATCTGCTTGAGATCAGCGCCGCCGTGCTTCGCGCTGGGGCCGATGGCGATTTCATTGAACAGATCTCCGATCGTGCGAGCCACAAGGGCACCGGCGCATGGTCAACCATGATTGGCGTGGACTTGGGCGTGGACGTGAGCATGCTGGCAGGCGCGTTATTCGCGCGCTTTGCCTCGACCTCGCGGCTGCGCGGGAAACTGGGCTACGCGGCCGGCACGGCGGCCGGGCAAAGCGGTGTGGGCGTACATGATGCGGGCGGAGAACTTACCACCGACGATCTGCGCCAGGCCATGTGGCTGGCCAAACTCGTCAGTTACGTCCAGGGGCTGGAGGTTATTCGGGCGGCGTCGGAACGCTATGGGTGGAACATCGACCTTGCCGGGGTATGCCGCGGCTGGCGTGCGGGCTGCATCATTCGCTGTGCGATGCTAGACGAATTGTCCGAACTCCTAGAATTCGGTGACCCGATGGGTGTCCTCGTCAAAAACGCAGAACGAGTATTGGGTCGCCTGCCCGCGTTACGCAAAGTGATCGGTGTGGCAGGGGCAGCCCAGAGCCCGGCTGCAGATCTGGCGGCAGCCTTGGCGTATCTGGACCAGGCGCGCGAGCAGCGCCTTCCCACAGCTCTCATCCAGGCGCAGCGCGATTTTTTCGGAGCGCACGGTTTCGAGTTGGAAGGCCAGGAGGGGATTTTCCACGGGCCGTGGAAACACATAGACTAG
- a CDS encoding FadR/GntR family transcriptional regulator, whose translation MTNSRFEDIVHVLGPRIANGELQPDEAITLADIEEEFECSRTVAREVQRSLEECGFVIPQRRRGLVVQSLARWDVLNPRVIRWRLSGPQGDRQMRSLIDLREAIEPMAAELAAQFAPRDLRDELLNLAAELTRLGSVASSAEFMDADVRFHTLILEASGNEMFVSLGSTIEAMLKWRAENMLMPPRPEPRALRDHEAIARAIYTGDAITAREAMRDIVVEVRTAFNSRKPNVLRFD comes from the coding sequence ATGACCAATTCACGATTCGAAGATATTGTTCACGTGCTCGGCCCACGCATCGCCAACGGAGAGCTCCAGCCCGACGAAGCCATCACCTTGGCCGATATCGAAGAAGAATTCGAATGCTCCCGCACTGTCGCCCGCGAAGTCCAACGCAGCCTCGAAGAATGCGGCTTCGTGATCCCTCAGCGGCGTCGCGGCCTAGTCGTCCAGAGCCTTGCCCGCTGGGACGTCCTCAACCCGCGCGTCATCCGCTGGCGCCTGTCTGGGCCACAGGGCGACCGCCAGATGCGCTCACTGATCGACCTGCGCGAGGCCATTGAGCCCATGGCAGCCGAGCTCGCCGCCCAGTTTGCCCCGCGCGACCTCCGCGATGAACTCCTCAACCTCGCCGCCGAACTGACCCGACTTGGCTCCGTAGCCTCTTCTGCAGAATTCATGGACGCCGACGTCCGATTCCACACCCTCATCCTCGAAGCTTCAGGCAACGAAATGTTCGTCTCCCTCGGCTCCACGATTGAAGCGATGCTCAAGTGGCGCGCCGAAAACATGCTCATGCCGCCGCGCCCCGAACCGCGCGCACTGCGCGACCACGAGGCGATCGCCCGCGCCATCTACACGGGCGACGCCATCACCGCTCGCGAAGCCATGCGCGATATCGTCGTCGAGGTGCGCACGGCCTTCAACTCCCGCAAGCCTAACGTCTTGCGCTTCGATTAG
- a CDS encoding GntP family permease → MENWEQTLSAGPLLGIAAAGILLILVLIIKLKLHAFVTLVLVSVLTAIAAGIPTSELYNVVMGGFRSTLGDVGILVGLGAMLGKLIEHSGGAQALADAMIDKFGEKRAPLALGVASLLLGFPMFFDAGLVVMLPIVFAVAARLGGPILLYAFPTAGAFSVMHVFVPPHPGPVAASTFFGTNLGLLVLIALIVALPTFYVTGYLWGKYVGKKYNVTDAVGAIFGRDGHDVKNPPKASTIIMILLLPMLLIFLNTGVDFAAKAGVIAGTEIWAQAFTFVGKSGIALLISLLVALPILGTTRGLTGTALEKLIDSSLGPIASVVFITGAGGMYGGVLRASGIGKAIATQMESIGIPVILAVYLVAVVLRVAQGSATVALTTAAGLMAPAVLAGNFSAVQIAAITIACAAGSVFASHVNDSGFWLVGRLLGMDVKTTLKTWTVQQALESLMGFALALIIFAIF, encoded by the coding sequence ATGGAAAACTGGGAACAGACGCTGTCAGCAGGTCCGCTCCTCGGCATCGCCGCCGCAGGTATCCTGCTCATCCTCGTGCTCATCATCAAACTTAAGCTGCACGCTTTCGTCACGCTTGTCCTCGTATCGGTACTGACCGCAATCGCCGCGGGGATCCCCACAAGCGAGCTCTACAACGTCGTCATGGGTGGCTTCCGCAGCACCCTCGGCGACGTCGGTATCCTTGTTGGCCTCGGAGCCATGCTCGGCAAACTGATTGAGCATTCCGGTGGAGCACAGGCTCTCGCGGATGCGATGATTGACAAGTTCGGAGAAAAACGCGCTCCCCTCGCACTCGGTGTCGCCTCTCTCCTGCTCGGCTTCCCGATGTTCTTCGACGCCGGCCTCGTCGTCATGCTCCCCATTGTTTTTGCGGTGGCTGCCCGCCTCGGCGGCCCGATCTTGCTCTACGCATTCCCCACAGCAGGTGCATTCTCGGTCATGCATGTCTTCGTGCCACCCCATCCTGGGCCGGTGGCCGCCTCCACCTTCTTCGGCACCAACCTAGGTCTACTTGTCCTCATTGCACTCATCGTCGCTTTACCGACCTTCTATGTCACCGGTTATCTGTGGGGCAAGTATGTGGGCAAGAAATACAACGTTACTGATGCAGTAGGCGCAATCTTTGGTCGCGACGGTCACGATGTGAAGAATCCGCCCAAAGCATCCACAATCATCATGATCCTGCTCCTGCCTATGCTCCTGATCTTCCTCAATACCGGCGTAGACTTTGCCGCTAAGGCCGGTGTGATTGCAGGCACCGAAATCTGGGCGCAGGCTTTCACATTCGTGGGCAAGTCGGGCATCGCCCTTTTGATCTCCCTCCTCGTTGCCCTGCCCATTCTTGGAACAACACGCGGCCTCACCGGCACCGCACTTGAGAAGCTCATTGACTCTTCACTCGGCCCAATTGCTTCGGTAGTGTTCATCACCGGTGCAGGTGGCATGTACGGTGGCGTTTTGCGCGCTTCGGGCATTGGCAAGGCTATTGCCACCCAGATGGAGAGCATCGGCATCCCCGTCATACTTGCCGTCTACTTGGTGGCCGTCGTTTTGCGCGTGGCACAGGGATCAGCCACGGTCGCGCTCACCACTGCCGCAGGCCTCATGGCTCCCGCCGTCCTCGCCGGCAACTTCTCCGCCGTGCAAATCGCCGCCATCACGATTGCGTGTGCGGCAGGATCGGTGTTCGCTTCCCACGTCAACGACTCCGGCTTCTGGCTGGTCGGCAGGCTCCTGGGCATGGACGTCAAGACCACTCTCAAGACCTGGACCGTCCAGCAAGCGCTCGAATCACTCATGGGCTTTGCACTCGCCCTCATCATCTTCGCTATCTTCTAG
- a CDS encoding LacI family DNA-binding transcriptional regulator, with amino-acid sequence MDKTEHICMNNREKVGEYRMTSNRPTMADVAKIADVSKATVSRVLKGNYPVSEETRKTVFDAVQKLNYIPSHQASALATGRSNIIGILITERFDLFFEDPTFRTIIRGVLSALSSSPLVPVMLQMTNSEEQRKAIHLFENGMIDGVIHVSPWGDTSLLDSMAQRGFPVVVCGQLAPKYQGRRISAVYTDDQIGANLIASYLKEKTVSRPCTILGDSSQPASAGRLSGFRDQFPILDSRSRVFLGDWTSETGKAGVKRFLADGVVFDSLLCGSDAIARGAIEELHKHGRTVPGDILVTGYDDAKIAAKDPGITTIAQPMTDQGIEAVAALTRLLDGGAQELIELPVKLVVRQSA; translated from the coding sequence ATGGACAAGACAGAACATATATGCATGAATAATCGCGAGAAAGTGGGCGAATATCGAATGACGTCAAACAGGCCAACAATGGCTGATGTCGCAAAGATTGCCGACGTTTCTAAAGCAACTGTATCGCGAGTTCTTAAAGGTAATTACCCGGTGTCGGAGGAAACCCGTAAGACCGTTTTTGACGCCGTACAGAAGTTGAACTACATTCCTTCTCACCAGGCATCTGCGCTTGCCACAGGACGATCGAATATTATCGGGATTCTCATCACCGAGCGCTTCGATCTCTTCTTTGAAGATCCCACATTCAGAACCATTATCCGCGGCGTCCTTTCGGCTCTTTCATCCTCTCCTCTCGTTCCCGTGATGCTGCAAATGACCAATTCTGAAGAGCAAAGAAAAGCAATCCACTTATTCGAAAATGGCATGATCGACGGGGTTATACACGTCTCTCCGTGGGGAGACACATCGTTGCTCGATAGCATGGCTCAACGTGGATTCCCAGTTGTTGTATGTGGCCAGCTAGCACCAAAGTACCAGGGTCGTAGGATTTCAGCTGTCTATACAGATGATCAGATTGGTGCCAATCTGATCGCGAGCTATCTCAAGGAAAAAACAGTTTCTCGTCCCTGTACGATTCTCGGAGATAGCTCTCAGCCGGCATCTGCGGGACGCCTGTCCGGGTTCCGCGATCAGTTCCCCATTCTCGACTCTCGCAGCCGGGTTTTCCTCGGAGATTGGACCAGCGAGACCGGAAAGGCTGGAGTCAAGAGATTTTTGGCCGATGGTGTGGTATTCGATTCCCTACTTTGCGGATCTGACGCCATTGCACGGGGCGCGATTGAAGAGTTACACAAGCATGGTAGGACAGTTCCTGGAGATATTCTCGTGACAGGGTACGACGACGCCAAGATCGCCGCCAAAGATCCCGGCATCACAACGATTGCACAACCAATGACTGACCAAGGCATCGAGGCAGTTGCGGCTCTG